One region of Asterias rubens chromosome 5, eAstRub1.3, whole genome shotgun sequence genomic DNA includes:
- the LOC117290190 gene encoding uncharacterized protein LOC117290190 — MGPYTYTDKFKKQFQSSKLNGILFATPPTKLRSGDTFLPRPPPVPPLIASNAYLGPPSHCLQRIFKEAGIKVYHSAPKKLHGSLQSHKDKKDPSTRAGVYRIPCECGKVYVGETGRNLPTRLKEHRAHGRRGDFDKSAIVKHSHITDHRVNWEAAEIIAPIQVWHPRRIREAIEIHKHDTVPQDIGFHINDIWLPLLPTNGTSISTVTP; from the exons ATGGGACCATATACCTACACAGATAAATTCAAGAAGCAATTCCAATCTTCAAAACTTAACGGTATATTATTTGCAACCCCTCCCACCAAACTACGATCAGGTGACACTTTCCTTCCCCGCCCACCACCT GTCCCCCCTCTCATCGCCTCCAACGCATACCTAGGTCCCCCCTCTCATTGCCTCCAACGCATCTTCAAGGAAGCAGGAATCAAGGTATATCACTCCGCTCCGAAGAAACTCCATGGCTCTCTCCAATCGCACAAGGACAAGAAGGACCCCTCCACCCGTGCCGGAGTCTATCGCATTCCATGCGAATGTGGTAAGGTTTATGTCGGGGAAACCGGGCGTAACCTTCCCACTAGACTTAAGGAACACCGAGCACACGGAAGGAGGGGAGACTTTGATAAATCCGCCATCGTCAAGCATTCCCACATCACTGACCACCGAGTgaactgggaagcagcagaaatCATCGCTCCAATCCAGGTGTGGCACCCGAGACGGATTAGAGAGGCCATCGAGATTCACAAGCATGACACCGTACCCCAAGACATCGGCTTCCACATCAACGACATCTGGCTCCCCCTCCTCCCGACCAATGGAActtctatatccacggtcaccccctag
- the LOC117289992 gene encoding uncharacterized protein LOC117289992: protein MKLIIFTLILAFPGQVECLDCYTCTYGIETLRTNTAACGDPFNTNGPHVVKTGCYPTQDPVCAKRRDYVNGEVTTVARACFPKNVCPNPEGCDTTDGVSICCCNTDYCNGMTSMFDVNVFTIAVSLIVVWKI, encoded by the exons ATGAAGCTGATCATCTTCACTCTTATTCTCGCGTTCCCTG GACAAGTTGAATGCTTAGACTGTTACACGTGTACGTATGGGATCGAAACGCTGCGAACAAACACCGCCGCGTGTGGCGATCCTTTCAATACTAATGGACCGCATGTTGTGAAAACTGGTTGCTACCCAACTCAAGATCCTGTATGCGCA AAAAGGCGTGACTATGTAAACGGCGAAGTGACGACTGTTGCCAGAGCTTGTTTCCCAAAGAATGTCTGCCCCAACCCGGAAGGCTGCGATACCACCGATGGCGTGAGCATCTGCTGCTGTAACACCGACTACTGCAATGGGATGACCTCTATGTTTGATGTCAATGTCTTCACAATTGCAGTTTCCCTTATAGTGGTGTGGAAGATTTAA